In the genome of Campylobacter concisus, the window AGTAAGCACCACGATTTCACTTTGCAAATTTTTAAGTTTTATCTCGTTTTCACGCTTTTTATACTCCAAATTTAGCCTTACCTCATCAAGCGCGATCTTTTGGGCCTGACTCATCTTACTAGTGGCGAAAAAATCAAAAATTTTCCATTTAAAAGCGATACCAAATTTATTGCCGTGAGTATCTTCTTTTAAGTATTTATCCACGTATGAGCGGTAAGAACTAAGCCTGCCTAGATCGATATCGTAATTATTTTTATAAAATCCATATGTGTCATAGAGCATTATTTGAGGCAAAAAACCAGCCTTTGCCTCGCTAAGCTTAGCTTCACCTAAAAATATATCTTGGCTTAGTCTATCAAGCTCAGCATTCTTTGAAGCTAAATTTGAGCCAATCTCAGCCATCTTTGCTCCAGCTACTGGTAAAATTTTCTCACCAGTTAGCAAATTTATCTCATTTAAAATTTGCTCCATTTTGTTTTTGTATTCAAGCTGCGTGCTATTAGCTAAGTAATATTTAGCCCTTACATTTTCAAGCTCATCTTTTGCGGCAAGGCCTGCAATGTTTGCCTTTTCAAGCTTATCTAAAACACCTTCTAAAAAATTTGCTTGAGCCTGTTTGGCCGTGATTATATTTTCAAGTGCAGCTGCGTTAAAGTATAAATTTACAGCCTTAAGTGCAAGATAGTTTTTGACTTCATCACTAGCGATCATGGCTTTGTTTTTTAAAAGCTGGCTCATCTTTAGCCTAGCCTCTCTAGCCCCGCCATCATAAAGCAAAAAATCAATTCTAGCCAGCACACCGGCTGACTCTTTAGCAACTACACTTGGAAAAGTGCTTGCATTTTTGCCGTATGAGCCCTCTAAGCTAAGGCTTGGCATATATGAGCTTAATGTGGCTTCATCGTTTAAATTTGCTCTTTTTAGCTCAAGCTCTTTGATCTTTGAAATTTCATTTTGCGTTACCTTGTTTGCAATAACGCTTAAATTTGAACCAAGCAAAAATACCGGCAAAAAAATGAATAAAAATTTTTTCATTAGTGAAAGCTTTTTACAAGATTTCCTATTAGTAAATTCCAGCCATCAACAAGCACGAATATGAGCAGTTTAAATGGCAGTGAGATCATTACAGGAGGAAGCATCATCATACCCATAGCCATCAGCACTGAGCTTACGACCATGTCGATGACAAGAAATGGCAAATATAGCAAAAACGCAATCTCAAAAGATGTCTTTAGCTCACTTATCATAAAAGCTGACATTGCGATACTTAGCGGTATCTCTTCAATATTTGCTGGATTTTGCAAATTTCTAATCCTAAAGAAAAGCGCAAGGTCTTTTTCTCTTGTGTTTTTTACCATAAATTCTTTAAATGGCTTTAAGCTTTTATCAAGCATCTCTTCATAGCCTATCTGCTCAGCTATATAAGGCTTTATGCCATCATTATAGCTCTTTTGCCCAACTGGCTCCATGATAAAAAAGGTAAGAACCATCGCAAGCGAGATGAGCACTGTTGAAGGTGGAACTTGTTGCGTGCCCATGGCTTGGCGTAAAAATGAAAATACGATAACAAGCCTTAAAAAACTTGTCATCATAAAAATGAGCGAAGGAGCGAGTGCAAGTGCGGTGAGGATTAGTAAAACGTTTAGAGAATTTACAAGTTGCTCGGCATTTGTTGGAGAATTTAGACTTAAATTTATAGTTGGTAGCGCAGGATCAGCCCCAAAAACCGTGCAAAGTAAAACCGCTAAAGCAAGCAGTGCTTTCACGACTAATTCCTCATATCAAGGATACTTTTCTTAGTAGCCTCTTTATTTTTTGGCTCAAGCGATATGAAGTGAATTTCTACTCTATTATTCTTAGCTCTACCCTCTTCTGTACCGTTGCTAGCGATCGGATCAAACGAAGCTTTGCCAGAAGCTATTATCCTATTTTGTGGCACGCCATCGTTGATTAGCTCTTCAACTACGCTTAAAGCCCTTGCAGTTGAGAGCTGCCAGTTATTTTTATAAGCTGAGTCTTTACTTGGTTCTATATTATCTGTATGGCCGATAATATCGGCTTTTACATCATTAGGCATTTTCGCCACAATCATGCCTATTCGTTTTAAAAATAGCTTCGCATCTTCACCAGAAATTTCAGCACTATCTTTATCAAAAAGCATAGCTGCTGGAAGCCTTACGATAAAGCCATCTTCGCTCTCTTCCATAGTGATCTCAGGTGCCCCGCTAGCAGCTAGTAGCTCATTTATCTTTTTAACATTCATATTTAGCTCACTTTGTGAGCCCTTTTGCTTGCTTATCTTTTTTGCACGAGTATTTTCTGGATCCGTCTCTTTTTCTATCTGATTTTCAGGTCTAGCACCACCTTCAAGCACACTTAAAGCACCAGCTAGTGAGCCAACAGCGGCCTCCATCTTTTTAGCATCCATTGTCGCCATAGAAAGTAATAAAACGAAAAAACAAAGCAAAAGTGACATGAGGTCACCAAAAGCAGCTAGCCACTCAGGCATACATTTTGGACACTCTTC includes:
- a CDS encoding OmpA/MotB family protein; this translates as MGKLIKPEECPKCMPEWLAAFGDLMSLLLCFFVLLLSMATMDAKKMEAAVGSLAGALSVLEGGARPENQIEKETDPENTRAKKISKQKGSQSELNMNVKKINELLAASGAPEITMEESEDGFIVRLPAAMLFDKDSAEISGEDAKLFLKRIGMIVAKMPNDVKADIIGHTDNIEPSKDSAYKNNWQLSTARALSVVEELINDGVPQNRIIASGKASFDPIASNGTEEGRAKNNRVEIHFISLEPKNKEATKKSILDMRN
- the fliP gene encoding flagellar type III secretion system pore protein FliP (The bacterial flagellar biogenesis protein FliP forms a type III secretion system (T3SS)-type pore required for flagellar assembly.); translation: MLALAVLLCTVFGADPALPTINLSLNSPTNAEQLVNSLNVLLILTALALAPSLIFMMTSFLRLVIVFSFLRQAMGTQQVPPSTVLISLAMVLTFFIMEPVGQKSYNDGIKPYIAEQIGYEEMLDKSLKPFKEFMVKNTREKDLALFFRIRNLQNPANIEEIPLSIAMSAFMISELKTSFEIAFLLYLPFLVIDMVVSSVLMAMGMMMLPPVMISLPFKLLIFVLVDGWNLLIGNLVKSFH
- a CDS encoding TolC family protein — protein: MKKFLFIFLPVFLLGSNLSVIANKVTQNEISKIKELELKRANLNDEATLSSYMPSLSLEGSYGKNASTFPSVVAKESAGVLARIDFLLYDGGAREARLKMSQLLKNKAMIASDEVKNYLALKAVNLYFNAAALENIITAKQAQANFLEGVLDKLEKANIAGLAAKDELENVRAKYYLANSTQLEYKNKMEQILNEINLLTGEKILPVAGAKMAEIGSNLASKNAELDRLSQDIFLGEAKLSEAKAGFLPQIMLYDTYGFYKNNYDIDLGRLSSYRSYVDKYLKEDTHGNKFGIAFKWKIFDFFATSKMSQAQKIALDEVRLNLEYKKRENEIKLKNLQSEIVVLTSKIASLNEYVKASDLALKASYEKYNSGLLGYSDLLEALSQKFDAISLFEGAKDELEIKKAEYFFESGESILERIRD